From the genome of uncultured Bacteroides sp.:
TTGTAAATCTACGCGGTTCTCAGCTGCATTAATCTGACGAAAGCCTTCCTGAATTTCATTAAAAGTTCCCATCATCTCATCCAGCTCGTTATTACGCTGAGTCAATTGCATTAAAAGAGAATCATTTTCAGCTTTAAGCTGGTCATTTTCTACATTTTTTTTGCCATCACAAGAAGCCAACATGGCTACGCATAAAGATAAAAATAATAGTTTTTTCATACGTCTTTTGTTTTTTAGTGAAGCTATTTTATTTAAATTTCTAATCGTCAAGACCTGCCAGCACAATGACTATTTCGCCACGAGGGTCAACGTTTGTAAAGTGTTCTACTAATTCAGCCAATGTTCCACGCACTGTTTCTTCATACAATTTAGATATTTCTCTTGAAACAGAAACCTTTCTCTCTGTTCCAAAATATTCTCCAAACTGCGTTAGTGTCTTGAGCAGGCGATGAGGTGATTCATAAAAAATCATTGTACGAGTTTCACTCTGCAAAGACTTTAATCTGGTCATTCGCCCTTTCTTCTGGGGAAGAAATCCTTCAAAGCAAAAACGCTCATTCGGAAGTCCTGAAGAAACAACTGCCGGAACAAAAGCTGTTGCTCCGGGAAGACATTGAACTTCTATATCATTTTTAATACATTCCCTGACTACTAAAAAGCCAGGATCGGATATACCTGGAGTTCCTGCATCCGAAATCAATGCAACAGTTTCCCCACCCTTTATTCTATTAACAACGCTTTCCACCATTTTATGTTCATTAAACTTATGGTGAGACTGCATGGCGTTCTTTATTTCAAAGTGTTTTAGTAATATACCTGAGGTACGTGTATCCTCGGCTAAAATAAGATCTGCTTCTTTCAATACTTTAATAGCTCTGAAAGTCATATCTTCTAAATTACCGACTGGTGTTGGTACAACATACAATTTTGCCATGTTCAAATATATATGATTACATTTTTCACTCCTCATTAATAACAAGAGAAGTCAATCTTAATTTTATCATTTGTATATAAGCACAAATGTTCGATTGTCTCGCAAATGTAGAAAAAATAATATGCAAAACACAAAAAATGTATTATTTTTGTAGACAATTAGTAAACTAACACTAAAATTTTAATAAGTCAAGGCAAAATGGTAATATTTTCCGAAGATCAAATCTTAGAAACACGAAAGAGAGGCCGGATTGAGGTTATTTGCGGTTCTATGTTTTCTGGTAAAACAGAAGAATTAATCCGCAGATTAAAAAGAGCCAAATTTGCCAGACAAAGAGTTGAGATTTACAAGCCAGCTATCGACATCCGATATTCTGAAGAAGATGTAGTTTCTCACGACAGTAATTCAATATCTTCCACTCCTATTGAATCATCTGCCAGCATTTTACTTTTTTCTTCAGACATTGACGTGGTAGGTATCGATGAGGCACAATTCTTTGATAATGGACTTGCTGATGTTTGCAGCAAATTAGCTGACAGTGGCGTAAGGGTTATCATCGCAGGATTAGACATGGATTATAAAGGAGTACCATTTGGTCCAATGCCAGATTTGTGCGCTATTGCCGACGAAGTTACAAAAGTGCATGCTATCTGTGTAAAATGCGGCCAGCTTGCATACATATCACACCGTATTGTTAAAAACGACAAACGTGTTTTATTAGGAGAAAAAGATGAATACGAACCTCTTTGCAGGGAATGTTACAATAAAGCTCTGAAGGAAAGTACTGATTAGACCTTACATTTAATAACTTAATATATGCTTGATAAGAAAATCACATTCGATAGTTTTATTCGTTTTATCTTTGGAGTAGCCATAGTTATTGGAATATTCTTTTTACTAGATAAACTGAGTGCTGTATTGCTTCCTTTTTTTATAGCCTGGCTTATAGCGTACTTCATGTATCCGTTAGTGAGATTCTTCCAATACAAATTAAAACTAAAATACAGGGTTTTAGCCATTATTTGTGCCTTATTGACTGTAGCTTCCGTTATAGCAGGCGTCTTTACTTTGCTTGTACCGCCCATGATCGAGGAATTTGGCAAAGCTAATAATCTGATTATGACTTATATTTCCAATGAATCGAACATTAATGTCTTTCCTCAGAGAATAGCTGATTTTATCAATGATAATCTTGATGTTAAGGAGCTTAATAAAATATTCAGCTCGGAGAACATTACCAACCTTACAAAGAATGCGCTTCCCAAACTCTGGAATTTATTATCTGAATCACTGGATATTCTGTTCAGCGTTATCGCTTCTTTTATTATTCTTCTATATACAGTCTTTATACTTCTGGATTATGAAGCAATAGCAGAAGGCTGGATAGAATTTATACCAAGCAAATACAGACGATTTGCATCCAGCGTAATTACTGACCTTAAAAATGGAATGAACCGTTACTTCAGAGGACAGGCTTTGGTTGCTATGTGTGTTATGATACTCTCCGGAATAGGATTTCTTATTATTGGGTATCCATTAGCATTGGGACTTGCTCTTTTAATTGGCGT
Proteins encoded in this window:
- the rsmI gene encoding 16S rRNA (cytidine(1402)-2'-O)-methyltransferase, with amino-acid sequence MAKLYVVPTPVGNLEDMTFRAIKVLKEADLILAEDTRTSGILLKHFEIKNAMQSHHKFNEHKMVESVVNRIKGGETVALISDAGTPGISDPGFLVVRECIKNDIEVQCLPGATAFVPAVVSSGLPNERFCFEGFLPQKKGRMTRLKSLQSETRTMIFYESPHRLLKTLTQFGEYFGTERKVSVSREISKLYEETVRGTLAELVEHFTNVDPRGEIVIVLAGLDD
- a CDS encoding AI-2E family transporter — encoded protein: MLDKKITFDSFIRFIFGVAIVIGIFFLLDKLSAVLLPFFIAWLIAYFMYPLVRFFQYKLKLKYRVLAIICALLTVASVIAGVFTLLVPPMIEEFGKANNLIMTYISNESNINVFPQRIADFINDNLDVKELNKIFSSENITNLTKNALPKLWNLLSESLDILFSVIASFIILLYTVFILLDYEAIAEGWIEFIPSKYRRFASSVITDLKNGMNRYFRGQALVAMCVMILSGIGFLIIGYPLALGLALLIGVLSMVPYMKVIALFPALILGLLKVADTGESIWVVLGSALLVFAIVQAVEDSFIVPKVMGRVTGLNPAVILLSLSIWGSLLGILGMIIALPTTSLILSYYKRFVIHREKIINPESSDNQHEKVYTEK
- a CDS encoding thymidine kinase yields the protein MVIFSEDQILETRKRGRIEVICGSMFSGKTEELIRRLKRAKFARQRVEIYKPAIDIRYSEEDVVSHDSNSISSTPIESSASILLFSSDIDVVGIDEAQFFDNGLADVCSKLADSGVRVIIAGLDMDYKGVPFGPMPDLCAIADEVTKVHAICVKCGQLAYISHRIVKNDKRVLLGEKDEYEPLCRECYNKALKESTD